GGTCGCAGCATTTCTAAAACCCTCACTTGGTTTTTTCACTACCGATCCGAAGGTCGTGACATCTGCGCTGGACTACGGTTATATTCGTTTGTTTTTCCTACCGATGATGTTCTCTTCGTACTCTGTGAATACTGCACTTAGGTGTATAGGCGATGCAAAAAGCCCCATGTACATAATGATGGTCGCAAGTGTACTAAATATCGTCCTCGATCCAATCATGATGTTTGATAAAGTACCTGGAACAGGGATCCCTGGCTTTGGTCTTGGCGTCTTCGGCGCTGCGGTCGCAACGGTTATTGCGCAGACGGCATCATTCTTGTTTGGTTTCTACATTCTCTTCTCGGGTAGAGAAGGTGTCAAGCCCAGGTTGTCGGGGCTATTTCGGCTAGATCGAAACATAGACAAGAAGCTTCTAACAATCGGCCTTCCAACGGGTCTGGAAGGTTTCTTCAGGAATCTCGCAGCAGTTGTGGTTCTCAAATTCGTCGCATTTTACGGGACCACGGCCGTGGCTGCAGTAGGTGTAACCGGCAGATTGTTTGGATTGGCTTTCATGCCTCTGGTGGGACTGAGTATGGGGGGATCTGCAATGGTGGGGCAGAACCTCGGAGCAGATAACGTCGGCCGGGCGAGGGCGACCGCGAAAACGGCTGCCCTGATTGGATTCTTTTTTATGTTTGTTTTCGCCTTAATCGCTTTCTTTGCCGGTGAGCTTGTGATCAGCATCTTTAACAGCGATCCAGAGATAATAAGCTATGGAGCAAGTTTCCTGAAGTATGGCTCTCTTGGCATTTCGGTTCTGGCCTATGGTTTCGGCCTTTCGGCTGTTTTTGGAGGATCTGGATACAATTTTCCCTTTGTCGTGGGAAGCGTTGTTTCAAGGTGGATGATTCAGATCCCGATCTTGATTAT
The nucleotide sequence above comes from Mesotoga sp. UBA6090. Encoded proteins:
- a CDS encoding MATE family efflux transporter; amino-acid sequence: MARDLTQGNILKNLLVMSVPTMIGFSAQMIYDIVDIFWIGRISGEAIAGVTIFTTLFWIVDILNSIIGQSSISLISQSYGKRDLDGSSRAIEQTITFKFIVALISALLVAAFLKPSLGFFTTDPKVVTSALDYGYIRLFFLPMMFSSYSVNTALRCIGDAKSPMYIMMVASVLNIVLDPIMMFDKVPGTGIPGFGLGVFGAAVATVIAQTASFLFGFYILFSGREGVKPRLSGLFRLDRNIDKKLLTIGLPTGLEGFFRNLAAVVVLKFVAFYGTTAVAAVGVTGRLFGLAFMPLVGLSMGGSAMVGQNLGADNVGRARATAKTAALIGFFFMFVFALIAFFAGELVISIFNSDPEIISYGASFLKYGSLGISVLAYGFGLSAVFGGSGYNFPFVVGSVVSRWMIQIPILIIAVTVMKASIVWVWLSYVFSDIAEAAIMILYYLRGKWEKRRV